The Rhododendron vialii isolate Sample 1 chromosome 1a, ASM3025357v1 region ACAAATATTATATCTAGAATAATAAAGAGTATCAATTTGgacagataattttttttgagataacagaaagtataaaattagacaaacaaccatatttgtttgttttagagAGATTACTTTATTTGCTGGTATTTTTAGAACAATAAACATTATAGATTTGGACAAATAACCATATCTGTTGATTTATTACGGTTAATAAAGAGTACAAATTTCGTAGATGGAACCTTATCTGTGATATTTTTGGTATTATAAATAGTACAGATTAGGCCAGATAACCACATCTGTTGGTTTTATTACAATTATACAgaatacaaattttgaaaagataaccttatcttttgatatttttatgaTCTAAAGAGAATAGATTTAGAAAAATAATcatatttattgattttattaaaattataataagtacaaaaacaaaaaaaataataaaacatgTAATgttatctgttttttttttttttttttgatatataacgTTGTCTGTATATGTTTATTTGTGTGACAAAGTAACACATGTAAGGTTATATGTTTGTTTTTGCATATGACAATTgttccacaaaaaaattgaattttgattggcTTGTTATTTTTAGAACAataaacattataaatttggacaAATAACCATATCTGTTGGTTTATTGCGGTTAAACAATGTACAAATTTCTCAGATATAACCTTATCTGTGGTATTTTTGACATGTAGAATCCATATTTTACATCTATTTTTTTACATTCTACTTTAAGAATTCTAAACTTAAACAAGTAGTATTTTGCTAGCAATTTATAGAATATATTGGCATAGATAGCCTTATCTACTGTTGTTTTTAGAAGATACAAAGTATAAATCAACGCAAATAATGTTATCTGTTACtttattttggagagagaaaaagaatagATCGAAAAAAATAATGTTCACGTACTTTTTCCACATACTATTTTGTATGTTGTCTTTCTTTTCGAACACACAAATGATAGACCttgtgaaataaaaaataattttatttatctgTTGCTTTAGTAAATAGTGAAATTTAATCATTGTTCAAAAACATAATAGTGAAATTAAATGGTATTTTTCAAGTCATTAGTTATTCTGTAGAGATAAAGCTAtatgttgcttttttttttaagatataCAAAGATTAAACTTGCACTGATAACGTTAACCATTGCTTCTTTTAGAAGATACAGAGAATATAATAGCACAAATAACCTTACCTATTAATTTTATCAAGTTTCCTGGTGAAAGAAATTATTATGAGGCCCATTAAAGTTTTTTGGAAAGGAGGcgaacaaaacacaaaacacaaaacaaaaaacaaaacaaaaagtttacaagaatgaaaCCGTAATAGATAGTGAATTTTTCCCACTTTTCAAGCCGTCAACTAGTAAAGATAACtttatttggttcttgatttttaaaaatacaaagaATAAATTAGCATTaagattatttattattttatttggagagataataagaaaaaattgACAAAGACAACATTATATGTTATTTATTTTGGAGGTTACAAAGAATGGATTCTTATAGATAAGgttatttgtaactttattttggagagataaaaaaaatagccGACACTTGAACTCCGGCTCTGCTTTCCGAGATCCACCATCAAGTCAAATCCATCGTCCCTGAACGTTGACACCTCCTTTTCAAGATCATCGACCACTTCACCGACACTTGAACAACCAGCTCCGCCTCGGAGATTCATGTGTATGGTCTTGCGCCGTCGGGAAACTTTCCGTCATCGATTTCAGATCCGATGTGGCATTGGGATCTAATCAGAATGCTCGAATCGACGTTGAGCatctttttaaaatcacctctcattttttaacaacaaaaaattggctaaagtaaaaaaaatgaaacacatATGTTGGTTTGGATAGGTAACCATATCTATATTTGTAGGTTTTATCCCTTTTATAGAGTACAAATTTTGCATAAATAACCTTATCTGTAAGTCTTTTGGCTACTATACATAATATAGATTTTGAGAGATAACCATGCCTGTTGGTTTCGTTGCGATTATACAGAGTACTTAATTCGCAACGATAACATCatctgttgatttttttttatataatacaTAATACAATTTAAATAGATAACCACATCTATTAATTTTATTGCGATTATAAAGAGTATAGATTTTGCAAAGAtacattatctattttgtttttgatataATACAGAGTATGAGTTCAGACAGATAATCATATTTGTTAGAGGAAAATTGTAATATTTAATCATTAAAAGGGAAGTAATTGATATTTGTTGTTAACTACTTTTTTCAGGGTTAATTAGAAACTGGATATAAGATGATGAAACTAGGATTAATACGATTAAGGGTTTAGACAAACAACTTTTTCTGTGTGCTTTGTGTATCGCACATATAATACCATGTGCGTGTTTTTGTGTTATTAGGATGACAAAGTAACACATTTaaggttattttttttattttgtcttattttttttttcttattagaaagGTACATATAATTGATTTATCAGTTATTAGGATGACAAAGCAACACATTTAAGGTTATCTGTTTAttttgtctttccttttttttcctcccaaaGAAGACTTGGAAAGGAAATTCAAATGAGGAGAGAGAATCAACTATAGAGAACAAATAGTCATTTGACTTATCTTCTTCCCCATCTCTATACTCAAACTCACCTCCACCATTGCCACCTTTTCTTCCAGAGCTAAGCACCGTCTCCGGTGAGTCTCCCTTCGGCGACGAATCCCCGGCGAACTCCTCCCTCTGGTCtactctctatttttctctaaaacaaacaaacaaacagaaaagaaagaaggcaGCGCAGCCTTGATGTGCTTTGCCAGTGACGGAGGCGGGAACAGCTGCTTAAAGAACTTCCACCCGGCGTTGACCTTCCAGGCGACGGTGATACACCACCCGGTAGCGGGCTTCTGCCGCCATAAGGGTACAAACTCAGCCACCGCGTGAGCTGGCGTGTTCTTCGCCGACTATATGTGAACGGTGTCGTTGTGTTTGGTGCCCCTCTACCCGGTGCCGGAGCATTTGCCTCGCCTCCGGCGCCTTTCCTGCAACGGATCCCATGGCTGAGAGTTGTTTTTAAATTGgccgtgttttttttttctttttgaccgGGGTGTGTTTTGTTTGATAGGGATATTTTTGGAAGGAGGGGGAACAAAGTCCTGGCGCCGGGTTGGAAATTATTGATGTCCTTATTGCATTATAAGTCCCTATACTATGGACTCCTCGCTGAAGCTCTCAAAAGACAAACGATAATTGTGACCACAGCTGATACCACATGGTGGGTCATTTTGTcaccagaaagtctacacacatacaatccgtgcacagattatgcacagattttgttgtggagcccaccacgggttccacacaaatcatccgagtcattcattaaatgtaaaatattttttcaagggtcctcataaaaaataatctcaatccgatacctataggtgctcgatccaatcatataaattttcattatccggaaatctaaatgaaaagttagatggttggatgaagcacctataggtattggatcgagcttattttttacggggatctttgaaaaaatgttttacatttaatgaacggatcagatgatttgtgtgagacccgtggtgggccccacaataaaatctgtacacaatttgtgcacagattgctgtgtgtgtaacaCAGTTATTTTCTCACAATTCTATAATTATCGATAAGTTTGTCGCGTGTGCTAAAAATATcgtaaatttataattaacgaTAACCCATCGTGTGTGCTAAAAATCTCATATAAAATTTATCGGGTGTGCAAAAAATCACACAAATTGGACATTGGTAATGGCAATGTGCCCGTAATGATTTAGGAACATCTACTGCCATGTAGATAGTCAATCGCATATGTCGTTCTTGTGTATGCTTTAGTTGTCCTTCCGGAATCGCTTATGGAGTTTTCAATTTATTTCGGGTGCATGTCCCTTTGTTTTTCAGTGTATTATAGCTCTATAATTCATCCTCGAATCTTCTTTTAACAACAATGACAACGGtcttcttcttaaaaaaaagaagaaaaactaacTCACTgagttaaaagaaaaagaaattatttgaaCCTTTTTTTGAATCCAAGATGAGAGATCCAGATCCTCTATGGGAATTCTTCCACGTGAGGATCGTATGAGAGTTTACATAAGATTCGAACCGTctatctcgacaatcaataatCTGGTTATGATTATTTTTGACCGTTCATCTCGACATTCAATAATCCAAATATGATTGTTATCGTTGATCGGTAATGAGGGATCTGGATCCCAAGACGAGACCCATGTATTGGCCACAATATAAAAGATAAGATTAGGCTAAAGACGTTGCAATGCCTGTGTGTTACTGCATTATTTGAACATCCTTTTCATTTCAACATTCCTCCGAGTGCTTGTACCTCTCTCACATTTCCATCCTTCGTAGCAGTACATAGCAACCAGAACCAAAAACCACCGCCACCaaactaccaccaccaccaccggcggtGGCAGCGGCAGTTATGTCACTTCCAGACCCAGTAGTAATCATAATCGGAGCTGGAACTTCCGGCCTCGCCACTGCCGCATCCCTAACCCGCCTATCCATCCCATACATAATTCTAGAGCGAGAAGACTGCTCTGCCTCCCTATGGAAGAAAAAATCTTACGATCGACtccaccttcacctagcaaaaCAATACTGCCAGCTCCCCCACATCCCTTTCCCCACAAACTTCCCCAAATACGTACCCAAAAGCCAATTCCTACAGTACATTGACTCCTACGCCACCCACTTCCACATCACCCCTAAGTTCAATCGACTCGTTGAGTCAGCGAGATTCGACGAGTCGATTGAAAAGTGGAGGGTGGTCGCGAGGAATGTGGGGTCTGGCGAGGTGGAGGAGTATTCGGGGAGATTCTTGGTGGTGGCGACTGGAGCGAGCGAGGGATTTGTGCCGGTGGTGGAAGGGTTGGGGGGGTTTACAGGGGAGGTTCTACACTCGACTGGGTATCAATCAGGAGAgaagtatagagagagaagggttttgGTTGTTGGGTGTGGGAATTCTGGTATGGAAATTGCTTTTGATTTGGCTGTCCATGGTGCCAAGACCTCCATTGTTGTCCGAAGCCCGGTAAGCTGAagtaatcatattttttatgtttctaaTTCTGTTTTCCAAGAATCAAAAGAATGTACTTTAGATATAGAAAGTGTTGAAAGTCGTGAAATATGGACCGGAAGTAGGGTTGTAAACGAACCAAGCGGCTCacgagcttggctcgttaaggctcggctcgttcagtaaacgagccgaactcgagcttgagtttttggctcgtttactaaatgagccgagtagAGCTCGGCTAGTTCGACaaaagctcagctcgttaagggatgctcgactcgattaaagagactcgtttagtaaatgactaaactcAGCTTGTTAAGGCTCGaactcgagtttttggctcgtttagtaaacgagctaagcttgatctcgccgaagCTCGGtgaagcttggctcatttacacCCCTAAGGTCCGGAAGGCCTCATTTGATTCCGGGATTCGGCAACTAGGATTGGACTAAGTCCGTCTAATCCCGCCTTTTCCCGAGTTTGCTTAGCTACGTACACttataatcaataaaaaaattggtcttAGATCCATTATGTGAATTtgcccacaagtccacctattagTTTTATAAAGTGTCAAGTTCAATTTAAAAAAGTTCATAGTAGGccgggtaccctagggtttagccactttcatagggttttagggtgcactttctattatagggtagggtaaggtaccctagggtttaggtatTTTCATATGATTTTAGGGTGTACTTTCATGTTATatggttttagtggtttagacacttttatagggtttagggttttaggcactttcatagtgTGGGGCCTGAGATCACGGTTTCGGGCTCCTCTTTGTGGCTCTTGTGAGTGAGGGAATGGATCCTAGCTTCCTTGCCCTATATATCCTACACAGAGAACACACGACTAAGACCTGACCGGAGGAGCTCCGGTTAGGTCCTCCGGCGAGAGAATCAGTACAGACAAAGAGAGCAAAGCAAAGCACTAGGGTTTCGTGTGTGGGAGAAGGTGTACCTGTTTAGGGTTGCTTTGCCTCATTTATATAGGTCAGCCTGACTTGCTTTCCAAGTTCTGACATGTGCGTGGCACGCTTCGGACGACATCACCCTGACGTCACAGATAGGAATGGACAACCGCCCTAGGGTGTGAGATGGCACCTCCATGTGCGCCAATGATCATCTGATAGCGAGAGGGCTCGGGTGACATCACTGTTGTTGTTTAGGATAAGGCGGTTGCTCCCATGTGGATGAGTTGTGAGCATGGCCGCCGCCAGTCTCTATTGCCAGACACGGACACACGATCTCTGTTTGTGATCTTGGCTTCCTCCATGAGCCAGCCGATCATTGCTCGGTTCCGATCCTAGAGGTATCGGGCGTGACCGATCGGCAGATGGACACTCGGAGTCATTCCACGAATGTCCGACCCTATTTGTGCCGGTCACCTGTGTTCGGCAGTTGACCTCTCTAGGATTAGCCCAATGTGTGATTGTCCCTTGAGGGCTTGGTGATACCAAAGGCACATATTCCGGCCTACTACACataaggtaccctagggtttaggtacTTTCTTATGGTACCCTAGCGTGTGGACTTATGAGCTTACAAAACTAATAGGTAGACTTATGGGCTTATGAAATCTCTACAATAAACCTATCACCAAATCTCTATAATCAACACATACATGCTTGATTGATGGGGTGTTTGTTGGTTATGTAGATTCATATTCTGTCGAAGGAAATGATGTATTGGGGGGTAGAGCTGGCGAAATATCTTCCCTTCTCTACTGTGGAATCCCTAGTTGTTCTGCTTAGCAAGCTATGGTATGGAGGCCTTGAAAAGTACGGGATTCAAAGGCCTAATGAGGGCCcttttacattgaaaaaaaaatatggaaagtTCCCGCTTGTTGACTCTGCAGGAACTTACAACAAGATCAAGTCCGGCGAAATCCAGGTACGCTCAAGGCTTCGAATTGCAACCGTTACATATTGTTTTGGGTGCTACGTATCTAATGCTTTGTCCTCCAACATTCGAATGTTTTTGTACGATTTTTGTCGGTTTCATGTCTTGTATAGTTTATTGTACAATTCACTTTCTGTTCAAGGCCACAACTAAA contains the following coding sequences:
- the LOC131300564 gene encoding probable indole-3-pyruvate monooxygenase YUCCA10, yielding MSLPDPVVIIIGAGTSGLATAASLTRLSIPYIILEREDCSASLWKKKSYDRLHLHLAKQYCQLPHIPFPTNFPKYVPKSQFLQYIDSYATHFHITPKFNRLVESARFDESIEKWRVVARNVGSGEVEEYSGRFLVVATGASEGFVPVVEGLGGFTGEVLHSTGYQSGEKYRERRVLVVGCGNSGMEIAFDLAVHGAKTSIVVRSPIHILSKEMMYWGVELAKYLPFSTVESLVVLLSKLWYGGLEKYGIQRPNEGPFTLKKKYGKFPLVDSAGTYNKIKSGEIQVLPGIARIHGDEVEFENGNSHQFDTIVFATGFKRSTHKWLKGDDYLLDEDGNPKPSFPNHWKGQNGLYCAGLAWRGLYGAGMDAQNIANDIKSSL